A section of the Elizabethkingia anophelis R26 genome encodes:
- a CDS encoding LytR/AlgR family response regulator transcription factor: MEKLNCIIIDDEPLGREVIESFVQGIPFLSLIKSYGDSTEALLYLQNNTVDIVFSDIQMPKINGMELVKSLSNPPVIIFITAHRDFALDGFDTGATDYLVKPVRFDRFLKAVNRAKDYIALKQIPSIQQVNTDRIFIKSEGKLVKILLDEILYVEAQGDYLKIIIDSATYTTQATLKSMEEILISPGFFRVQRSFILNTEAIRSVNANMVELINGKTISIALNKKDELFSLLGIK; encoded by the coding sequence ATGGAAAAACTGAATTGCATAATTATAGACGACGAACCTCTTGGAAGAGAAGTTATAGAATCCTTTGTACAGGGGATTCCATTTCTTAGTTTAATAAAATCATATGGAGATTCTACAGAAGCCCTGCTCTATCTTCAAAACAATACTGTAGATATTGTTTTCAGTGACATTCAGATGCCTAAAATCAACGGAATGGAGCTTGTAAAATCACTATCAAATCCACCCGTCATTATTTTTATTACAGCCCATCGTGATTTTGCACTGGACGGTTTTGATACCGGAGCCACAGACTATCTTGTAAAACCAGTACGTTTTGACCGTTTTCTAAAGGCTGTTAACAGAGCCAAGGATTATATCGCTTTAAAACAGATTCCTTCAATACAACAGGTTAATACAGACAGAATTTTTATAAAATCTGAAGGCAAACTCGTTAAAATATTGCTGGATGAAATCCTGTATGTTGAGGCTCAGGGTGACTATCTTAAAATTATAATAGATTCCGCAACTTACACCACACAAGCCACTTTAAAATCTATGGAAGAGATACTGATCTCACCTGGTTTCTTTCGCGTGCAACGTTCATTTATACTGAATACAGAAGCTATAAGAAGTGTAAATGCCAATATGGTGGAACTTATCAATGGAAAAACAATATCAATAGCGCTGAATAAAAAAGATGAATTGTTCAGTCTGTTAGGCATAAAATAA
- a CDS encoding sensor histidine kinase — protein MDKIATFDFDQFYTKKRRILFHSTMWLLFATFLLLSYILAYDIPPLHSLILTLRMTICNMAVFYTFFYILLPRIFEGGKIKAIVLLLLSIPFCIYFWMAITYLITLIYNNFGFDIPTGELKGVISKAAEQNFAQALSFRRVLSQIIIVISILSPFFFVKILFEIFRMYNRTLKLKEQKMKVELQNINMEKDFLKAQLNPHFLFNTLNNLYGLAIKKDNQTPEVILNLSEMMSYTLYESNTDKVSLDKELDFIKNYFELEKMRYPADNNIQINISNEGRNSGLYIAPLLTFSCIENAFKYGLRSSKEQFILLDIKTENNTFYFQLENDIEKINQAISVGGIGLKNMRKRLVLLYPDQHELQIENTENRFKVTLKIVLEN, from the coding sequence TTGGATAAAATTGCCACATTCGACTTTGACCAGTTTTATACTAAAAAAAGAAGAATTTTATTCCACAGTACTATGTGGTTGCTTTTTGCCACTTTTTTACTGCTTAGCTATATTCTGGCTTATGATATTCCACCACTTCATAGTCTGATTCTAACCCTGCGCATGACAATTTGCAATATGGCAGTTTTTTATACTTTCTTCTATATTCTTTTACCCAGAATCTTTGAAGGCGGGAAAATAAAGGCTATCGTATTATTACTTCTTAGTATCCCTTTCTGTATCTATTTTTGGATGGCCATCACTTACCTTATTACACTGATTTACAATAATTTTGGATTTGATATACCTACAGGCGAACTAAAAGGCGTTATTTCTAAAGCCGCTGAACAAAATTTTGCACAGGCTCTATCTTTCAGAAGAGTTTTATCTCAGATTATTATTGTCATTTCAATCTTATCACCTTTCTTTTTTGTCAAAATTCTTTTTGAAATTTTCAGAATGTATAATAGGACATTAAAACTGAAAGAGCAGAAAATGAAGGTAGAACTTCAGAATATTAATATGGAAAAGGATTTTCTGAAAGCCCAGCTCAACCCGCATTTCCTGTTTAACACACTAAATAACCTATATGGTTTGGCTATAAAAAAAGACAATCAGACTCCGGAGGTTATCCTTAATCTTTCGGAGATGATGAGCTACACTTTATACGAATCAAATACGGATAAAGTTTCTCTGGACAAAGAACTAGACTTCATCAAAAATTATTTTGAACTCGAAAAAATGCGCTATCCGGCCGATAACAATATTCAGATAAATATTTCTAATGAAGGTAGAAATTCAGGTTTATATATAGCACCTTTGCTCACGTTCAGCTGTATAGAAAATGCTTTCAAATACGGTCTTAGAAGCTCAAAAGAACAATTTATTCTTTTAGATATAAAAACAGAAAACAATACATTTTATTTTCAACTGGAAAACGATATAGAAAAAATAAACCAGGCCATATCCGTTGGCGGAATAGGATTGAAAAATATGCGTAAACGTCTGGTATTACTTTATCCTGACCAGCATGAATTACAAATAGAAAACACTGAAAACAGATTTAAAGTAACGTTAAAAATAGTTTTAGAAAACTAA
- a CDS encoding CPBP family intramembrane glutamic endopeptidase, whose protein sequence is MSLFTPFIWILILLPIIILAFIKSKSVNIKYLAYFILYFLADSYLLILGKQYINLEFIGLKFAWASKLISLSIALIFIFSVSKSEREAIGFTTKTNSKKQIRYGLLVFLGFTIFDIIFKLILFPKGGAFDAETFIFQATMPGLSEEILFRGILLWMLEKAFPSQWNFKGIKFGWGFIIITILFAVIHGVVLSDTHQLRTDIITIVYLAIISSLSVGILRKFSGNLIYPVLGHNLINTINAIIRIL, encoded by the coding sequence ATGTCATTATTTACCCCTTTTATCTGGATTCTAATTCTTCTTCCAATTATCATTTTAGCGTTTATAAAATCTAAAAGCGTAAACATTAAATATCTGGCTTATTTTATTCTTTATTTTCTTGCAGATTCATATCTACTCATATTAGGAAAACAATATATAAATCTTGAATTTATAGGATTAAAATTTGCATGGGCAAGTAAATTAATAAGCCTTAGCATTGCTTTAATCTTTATATTTTCAGTATCCAAAAGTGAACGGGAAGCTATTGGATTTACCACAAAAACAAATAGCAAAAAACAAATCCGATATGGTCTTTTAGTATTTCTGGGCTTTACAATATTCGATATTATATTCAAATTAATTTTATTTCCAAAAGGAGGTGCTTTTGATGCTGAAACTTTCATCTTCCAGGCGACAATGCCTGGTCTGAGTGAAGAAATACTATTCAGGGGAATTCTCTTATGGATGCTGGAAAAAGCTTTTCCATCTCAATGGAATTTCAAAGGTATTAAATTTGGATGGGGCTTTATTATTATAACTATTTTGTTTGCAGTGATACATGGCGTTGTACTGAGTGACACCCACCAACTGAGAACAGATATTATCACGATTGTTTACCTTGCTATCATCTCCTCTCTTAGCGTTGGTATTTTGCGAAAGTTCTCCGGCAATCTTATTTATCCTGTATTGGGTCATAATCTGATTAATACCATCAACGCCATTATAAGAATTCTATAA
- a CDS encoding DUF6265 family protein, with the protein MKTNSVKIFLSVIIVVCVVSSWVHYYVKPIDKAMWLIGTWENKTSRGSVYESWKKINESELAGKSYAVKGADTIIFETVQLKQEGNNLYYIPTVRNQNDGKPVSFKAYTITDYKMVFGNPEHDFPQSVSYTKVNADSLVAEISGVKNGNVRHQTFPMIRLK; encoded by the coding sequence ATGAAAACTAACTCTGTAAAAATATTTTTGTCTGTAATTATTGTTGTATGTGTTGTGAGCAGCTGGGTTCATTATTATGTAAAACCAATTGATAAGGCTATGTGGCTTATTGGTACGTGGGAGAATAAAACCTCTCGTGGAAGTGTTTATGAATCCTGGAAAAAGATAAATGAAAGTGAATTGGCGGGAAAGAGTTATGCCGTTAAAGGTGCGGATACTATTATATTCGAAACAGTACAGCTAAAGCAAGAAGGGAACAACTTATACTACATTCCTACAGTAAGAAATCAGAATGATGGCAAACCGGTTAGTTTTAAAGCTTATACCATCACTGACTATAAAATGGTTTTTGGGAATCCTGAACATGATTTTCCACAATCTGTTTCTTATACAAAAGTAAATGCTGATTCACTGGTTGCAGAAATTTCAGGCGTTAAAAACGGAAATGTACGTCACCAGACTTTTCCTATGATAAGATTAAAATAA
- a CDS encoding Fur family transcriptional regulator produces the protein MNTQRIENILDNKKIPITSMRMLVLDAFLEAPQALSLSDLEEKLAQSDRSTLYRTLKTFEKKGLIHGIQEHNTTQYLLCNDNCNEEIHHDYHLHFYCTECKQTTCLEEVSFNNVPFPDDYLVKELKFLATGICKECRETIQ, from the coding sequence GTGAATACGCAAAGAATAGAAAATATCCTCGATAATAAAAAGATTCCCATTACTTCTATGCGGATGCTGGTTCTGGATGCTTTTCTAGAGGCTCCACAAGCTCTTTCGTTATCCGATTTGGAGGAAAAACTTGCGCAGTCTGACCGTAGTACTTTGTACCGTACCCTGAAAACATTTGAAAAAAAAGGTCTTATTCATGGTATCCAGGAGCATAATACGACACAGTATCTCTTATGTAATGATAACTGTAATGAGGAAATCCATCATGACTATCACTTGCATTTTTATTGCACCGAATGCAAGCAAACAACTTGTCTGGAAGAAGTAAGCTTCAATAATGTACCTTTTCCGGATGACTATCTGGTAAAAGAGTTAAAGTTTCTGGCCACAGGTATTTGTAAAGAATGTCGTGAAACTATTCAATAA
- the ligA gene encoding NAD-dependent DNA ligase LigA, giving the protein MSENIQQQIEELREELHQHNYNYYILDEPSISDFEFDAKLKELQDLEAQYPEFNDPNSPTLRVGGGVTKNFPTVQHQFRMYSLDNSYDFNDLEDWEKRIIKTIDEPVEFVAELKYDGASISILYENGKLSQAVTRGDGFQGDEITSNVRTISDVPLKLKGEFPERFYMRGEIYLTRKNFDKINALREEEGLDPFMNPRNTASGSLKMQDSGEVRKRGLSAVLYQYIAENFPAETHWDLLANAKQWGFRVSEDQAKLCRTLDDVKNFINYWDQERHNLPFEIDGIVIKVNSLKHQRELGYTAKSPRWAMAYKFKAEKVETELLSVSYQVGRTGAITPVANLRPVLLAGTTVKRASLHNEDIIKKLDLHENDFVYVEKGGEIIPKIVGVNTEKRTSESKEIEYIKHCPECGTELVKIEDQAIHFCPNELHCPPQVVGRMIHYVSRKALNIENLGGETIEQLYREKLIENPADLYTLTKEQLLPLERMAEKSAQNILDGVEKSKEIPFEKVLYGIGIKHVGETVAKKLVKNFPNIEELKNATEEELCQVEDIGAKIAVSITEFFANQENLLMIERLKNYGVQLEKGENINDVISNVLDGKTFLFTGKLSLFTREQAEEMVEKHGGKNISAVSKNLNYLIVGEKAGSKLKKAQDIGTITILDEQQFLDLVNN; this is encoded by the coding sequence ATGTCCGAAAACATTCAACAACAAATAGAAGAGCTAAGAGAAGAGCTTCATCAGCATAATTACAATTACTATATTCTGGATGAACCTTCTATCTCGGATTTTGAATTCGACGCAAAACTGAAAGAGCTTCAGGATTTGGAAGCTCAGTATCCGGAGTTCAATGATCCTAACTCACCTACTTTGCGTGTTGGCGGCGGGGTTACCAAAAACTTTCCCACTGTACAACACCAGTTTAGAATGTACTCTCTGGATAATTCATACGACTTCAATGATCTGGAAGATTGGGAGAAACGGATAATAAAAACCATTGATGAACCCGTAGAATTTGTTGCAGAACTAAAATACGATGGTGCTTCTATTTCCATTCTTTATGAAAACGGAAAATTATCACAGGCAGTAACCCGTGGAGATGGCTTTCAGGGTGATGAAATTACAAGTAATGTAAGAACTATTTCAGATGTTCCGTTAAAATTAAAAGGTGAATTCCCTGAACGTTTTTATATGCGTGGAGAAATTTATCTTACCCGAAAAAACTTCGACAAAATTAATGCACTGCGTGAAGAAGAGGGGCTTGATCCTTTTATGAATCCACGAAATACAGCCAGCGGAAGCCTTAAAATGCAGGATTCCGGTGAGGTAAGAAAACGTGGACTTTCTGCAGTATTATATCAATATATCGCGGAGAATTTTCCTGCAGAAACCCACTGGGACTTATTAGCCAATGCAAAACAATGGGGCTTCCGGGTTTCCGAAGATCAGGCAAAATTATGCAGAACTCTGGACGATGTAAAAAATTTCATCAATTACTGGGATCAGGAAAGACATAACCTGCCTTTTGAGATTGATGGTATTGTTATAAAGGTAAACTCCCTAAAACACCAGCGTGAATTGGGCTATACTGCCAAATCACCACGTTGGGCCATGGCCTATAAATTCAAGGCTGAGAAAGTAGAAACTGAGCTTCTGAGCGTTTCTTATCAGGTCGGAAGAACTGGCGCTATTACTCCTGTAGCCAATCTTCGTCCGGTTCTATTAGCCGGAACAACTGTAAAACGTGCATCACTACATAATGAGGATATTATCAAAAAACTAGATCTTCATGAGAATGACTTCGTTTATGTAGAAAAAGGTGGTGAAATTATTCCTAAAATTGTAGGCGTCAATACTGAAAAAAGGACATCTGAAAGCAAAGAAATAGAATATATAAAGCATTGTCCGGAATGTGGTACTGAGCTTGTAAAAATAGAAGATCAGGCGATACATTTTTGTCCCAACGAGCTGCATTGCCCGCCACAGGTAGTGGGAAGAATGATCCACTATGTTTCCCGTAAAGCATTGAATATAGAAAATCTGGGAGGTGAAACTATTGAACAGCTTTACCGTGAAAAGCTAATTGAAAACCCGGCTGATCTTTATACCCTAACCAAAGAACAATTGCTTCCGCTAGAGCGTATGGCAGAGAAATCTGCACAAAATATTCTGGATGGTGTGGAAAAATCAAAAGAAATACCTTTTGAAAAAGTATTGTACGGAATAGGCATCAAGCATGTAGGGGAAACAGTTGCCAAAAAGCTGGTTAAAAACTTCCCAAACATAGAGGAATTAAAAAATGCAACAGAAGAAGAGCTCTGCCAGGTAGAAGATATCGGTGCAAAAATTGCTGTAAGTATTACTGAATTCTTTGCGAATCAGGAAAACCTTTTGATGATAGAACGTCTGAAAAATTATGGGGTACAGTTGGAAAAAGGGGAAAACATTAATGATGTAATCAGTAATGTCCTGGACGGAAAAACTTTCCTGTTCACCGGAAAATTATCTCTTTTCACCAGAGAACAGGCTGAAGAAATGGTAGAAAAGCATGGTGGCAAAAATATTTCTGCTGTGTCTAAAAATCTAAACTACCTGATTGTTGGAGAAAAGGCAGGAAGCAAACTGAAAAAAGCTCAGGATATCGGAACTATAACGATTCTGGATGAACAACAATTTTTGGACCTTGTCAATAACTAA
- a CDS encoding DUF5686 family protein, translated as MKQALSTLLLFFVSFYFSQTQLKVINADNKEPVSDASVYCDDNLLGKTNQNGILTFKTKCKKIDILANDFEDEEATISKEMLVSMKPTSEKTKSINRVTIADKSDPRALKILDELLKRYKENSPQSLDSYNFKSYSKISIDFDKDSISAYQNFIAKRKDSIGKIQNRNLKTPENKKKDSLAEEDLISTVSHNQYFLWEKVSEYLFSKKYGEKTNILDNRMSGFPNPIYEALALNISNLNKIPRQIRPESRTIYNYYISDTTTIDNRRTYVIKFKEINNKLRQNPRKYNGFIYVDAENYALKKIESNSKKTNEGNVISVWKPINNKWFLDYENLKIKMGDQSFTTGKVQDSTKSIEKPKLKRKKFGNYLNIKNQFFGFEINKEQKAENFRGYTMTVKNSDGKLLQKYRTDSLTEREKGTYVEIDSLVQKYDFDKKVSLFTNLMKGNLRYKMLDFDLTKILNYDKYQGIRLGASVKLNEKFSKTFSPDVYFGYGFKDHRWKYGAGLDMKLSDKRTSVFRIDYLDDVFPAGRINTTFWDNPMRLKDILVDMHNANFYRSQRWGASFLYDLSNTLSAKISVNHENQNAQFDYQYQNMGNSFKNVSTTLSLKYAPNDKNLMTPGGKLTYEKHYPYFFVNYEKGSKIFDGDLNYHRLDALAIHQFGTKLGYTNIKVFGGFSSGTAPIWKNFEITGQTGDFSSNWASKINKPSNLGFVTMPAGTFYADKFIGFQISQSLPFRFRTLGKAYSNIELEYQTVVGNFKNSADHQFNFRVLDHNYQEVGIIWNRFLGSKFGVGFSYRLGYYQMPAFKDNIGFQIKLNAF; from the coding sequence ATGAAACAAGCTTTATCCACTCTACTCCTCTTCTTTGTAAGCTTTTATTTTAGTCAGACTCAACTAAAAGTTATTAATGCTGATAATAAAGAACCTGTTTCAGATGCTTCTGTTTACTGTGATGACAATTTACTTGGAAAAACCAACCAAAATGGTATTCTAACATTTAAAACCAAATGTAAGAAAATTGATATTCTGGCTAATGACTTTGAAGACGAAGAGGCTACGATAAGCAAAGAAATGCTTGTTTCCATGAAACCAACTTCCGAAAAAACAAAGAGTATCAATCGGGTCACTATCGCCGATAAAAGTGATCCACGTGCATTAAAAATTCTTGATGAGCTTTTAAAGCGTTACAAAGAAAACAGCCCGCAGTCATTAGATTCTTACAATTTCAAATCTTACAGCAAAATATCTATTGACTTTGATAAAGACTCTATTAGCGCATATCAGAATTTTATTGCCAAAAGGAAGGATTCTATCGGTAAAATTCAGAACAGAAACCTGAAAACCCCGGAAAATAAAAAGAAAGATTCTCTAGCCGAAGAAGACCTGATAAGTACCGTAAGTCACAATCAATATTTTCTTTGGGAAAAGGTATCGGAATATCTTTTTTCTAAAAAATATGGAGAAAAAACAAATATACTGGATAACAGAATGTCTGGCTTTCCTAATCCTATTTACGAAGCATTGGCACTGAATATTTCTAACCTCAACAAAATTCCCAGACAAATAAGACCTGAAAGCAGAACTATTTACAATTATTATATATCGGATACAACTACTATAGACAATAGAAGAACTTATGTAATTAAATTCAAGGAGATTAACAATAAACTAAGACAGAATCCACGAAAATATAATGGTTTCATCTATGTGGATGCTGAAAACTATGCTTTAAAGAAAATAGAAAGCAATAGTAAAAAGACAAACGAGGGGAATGTAATTTCTGTATGGAAACCAATTAACAACAAATGGTTTCTGGATTACGAAAATCTGAAAATAAAAATGGGTGACCAAAGTTTTACGACCGGAAAAGTACAAGACAGCACTAAGTCCATAGAAAAACCGAAACTAAAAAGAAAGAAGTTTGGCAACTATCTCAATATTAAAAATCAGTTCTTTGGTTTTGAAATCAATAAAGAACAAAAAGCTGAAAACTTCCGGGGTTATACTATGACGGTTAAAAATTCCGATGGAAAGCTTTTACAGAAATACAGAACAGACAGCCTTACAGAAAGAGAAAAAGGTACTTATGTAGAAATAGACAGTCTTGTTCAAAAATATGATTTCGATAAAAAAGTGAGTCTTTTCACCAATCTGATGAAAGGAAATCTACGCTATAAAATGTTGGATTTTGACCTGACCAAAATTCTTAATTACGATAAATATCAGGGAATAAGACTGGGAGCCAGTGTAAAACTGAATGAAAAGTTCAGTAAAACATTCTCTCCTGATGTTTATTTCGGCTATGGTTTCAAAGATCACCGCTGGAAATATGGTGCAGGCTTGGATATGAAGCTTTCAGATAAAAGAACATCTGTTTTCCGTATAGATTATCTTGACGATGTATTTCCTGCCGGAAGAATTAATACTACATTCTGGGACAATCCAATGAGACTAAAAGATATTCTCGTAGATATGCACAATGCAAATTTTTACCGGAGTCAAAGATGGGGCGCCTCTTTTCTATACGATCTGTCCAATACACTAAGTGCTAAAATCAGTGTTAATCACGAGAATCAAAATGCTCAATTCGATTATCAGTATCAGAATATGGGTAACAGTTTTAAAAATGTCAGCACTACTCTATCTCTGAAATATGCTCCGAATGATAAAAACCTGATGACTCCCGGCGGAAAGCTTACCTATGAAAAGCATTATCCTTATTTCTTTGTAAACTATGAAAAAGGAAGTAAAATATTCGATGGAGATCTTAATTATCACAGATTGGACGCTTTGGCTATCCATCAGTTCGGAACCAAATTAGGCTATACCAATATTAAAGTTTTTGGCGGTTTTTCTTCCGGAACAGCACCAATATGGAAAAACTTTGAAATTACTGGACAAACAGGAGATTTTAGCAGTAACTGGGCGTCAAAAATAAACAAACCTTCCAATTTAGGATTTGTCACCATGCCTGCAGGCACATTCTATGCAGACAAGTTTATTGGTTTTCAGATTTCTCAATCTCTGCCATTTAGATTCAGAACTCTTGGAAAAGCTTATTCCAATATAGAACTGGAATACCAGACTGTAGTAGGTAATTTTAAAAACAGTGCTGACCATCAGTTTAATTTTAGAGTGCTAGATCACAACTATCAGGAAGTTGGTATTATATGGAACAGATTTCTGGGCAGTAAATTTGGTGTAGGTTTTTCTTACAGATTAGGCTATTATCAGATGCCGGCATTCAAAGACAATATTGGATTCCAAATCAAACTAAATGCTTTTTAG
- a CDS encoding carboxylesterase family protein → MFLEDYTFSIGSEKMKIQEVNGVFKAQNIRYAKSERYQLPIPVSITEALADIPVLTPVCPQHQSVMLERLIEPTHVEDFLVEESPQYLSITFPKDTLPDEKLSVIVWIHGGSYEIGCGSLPTSDPSVWVKEQRIIVISVSYRLGLFGFLGGYDERPANLGLFDIIEALKWIKINIPAFGGNPENITLLGQSSGGDAVTHLMIAEGVEGLFKRAIIQSAPLGLRENRQKMSEEFSLKTSPIKDDADFMKMVDEYSKFRPSLLKYGLKAAMPFGLQYGFPPMAPENKIRKLWKDHATKYDVLIGLNDEETAFYLRTSGALQKYTEKGFGKKILDKTIRLTTEKIYGKPAAEFASSYAKAGGNVYLFRIFSKLESNKIGAAHCLDLPLLFGNEEAWKHAELLKGIPWAEIDKVGKKIRAIWAEFARNGSVSENSDKPEVLKISRIDQ, encoded by the coding sequence ATGTTTTTGGAAGATTACACTTTCAGTATTGGTTCAGAAAAGATGAAAATCCAGGAAGTAAACGGAGTTTTTAAAGCCCAAAATATCCGGTATGCCAAATCAGAACGCTATCAGCTGCCAATACCCGTAAGCATTACTGAAGCCTTAGCCGATATACCTGTACTGACACCTGTCTGCCCCCAGCACCAAAGTGTAATGCTGGAAAGGCTAATTGAACCTACCCATGTTGAAGATTTTCTGGTTGAAGAATCTCCGCAATATCTTTCCATTACATTTCCAAAAGACACTTTACCAGATGAAAAACTCTCTGTCATTGTCTGGATTCATGGCGGATCTTATGAGATAGGATGCGGAAGTCTTCCCACTTCAGATCCTTCAGTTTGGGTAAAGGAACAGCGTATTATTGTTATTTCAGTCTCCTATCGTTTAGGTCTGTTTGGCTTTTTAGGAGGTTATGATGAAAGACCTGCTAATCTGGGGTTATTTGATATTATTGAAGCATTGAAATGGATTAAGATCAACATTCCAGCATTCGGAGGAAATCCTGAAAATATAACTCTGTTAGGGCAATCTTCCGGAGGTGATGCCGTCACCCACCTTATGATTGCTGAAGGTGTTGAAGGTTTATTTAAGAGAGCTATTATTCAAAGTGCTCCGCTAGGACTTCGTGAGAATCGACAAAAAATGTCAGAAGAATTTTCTTTGAAAACAAGCCCTATAAAAGATGATGCAGATTTTATGAAAATGGTAGACGAATATTCAAAGTTTCGCCCCTCCCTCTTAAAATACGGTTTAAAAGCAGCTATGCCATTCGGTCTGCAATATGGTTTTCCGCCTATGGCACCAGAAAATAAGATTCGTAAATTATGGAAGGACCATGCTACAAAATATGATGTCCTGATTGGACTGAATGATGAAGAGACTGCATTCTATTTAAGAACTTCCGGAGCGCTGCAAAAATATACAGAGAAAGGCTTCGGAAAAAAAATACTGGATAAAACAATACGCCTGACTACTGAAAAGATCTATGGAAAACCAGCTGCTGAATTTGCTTCATCCTATGCAAAGGCCGGGGGAAATGTATATTTATTCCGGATTTTTTCAAAATTGGAAAGCAATAAAATAGGAGCAGCTCATTGCTTAGATCTCCCATTGTTATTTGGAAATGAAGAAGCATGGAAACATGCAGAACTATTAAAAGGTATTCCATGGGCAGAAATCGATAAAGTTGGAAAGAAAATAAGAGCTATTTGGGCAGAGTTTGCCAGAAATGGATCTGTTTCAGAAAATTCTGACAAACCCGAAGTTTTAAAAATTTCCCGAATCGATCAGTAA
- a CDS encoding thermonuclease family protein, with translation MKKIIALLLFPVLLSAQTVARVVGIKDGDTFVVLLKGNVQKTLRLAEVDCPESRQPFGKNAKKFTSSEIFGKSITYVETDTDRYGRSIAKVYYDNGKYLSAELIKVGLGWWYFNYSKDKSLGDLQEVAKNQKLGLWQDVHAIAPWEYRKQQRNKIKKNNNSFGG, from the coding sequence ATGAAAAAAATAATAGCACTATTATTATTTCCTGTTTTATTGTCTGCGCAGACAGTAGCAAGAGTAGTAGGGATTAAGGATGGGGATACTTTTGTGGTTCTTTTAAAGGGTAATGTACAGAAAACATTAAGACTGGCAGAGGTAGACTGCCCAGAAAGCAGACAGCCTTTTGGTAAAAATGCCAAAAAATTTACTTCTTCAGAAATTTTCGGAAAAAGCATCACTTATGTAGAAACCGATACGGACCGCTATGGAAGGTCAATAGCTAAAGTATATTATGACAATGGAAAATATCTTTCTGCAGAACTTATCAAAGTCGGATTGGGCTGGTGGTACTTTAATTATTCAAAGGACAAATCATTGGGAGATTTGCAGGAAGTGGCTAAGAATCAGAAGTTAGGGTTGTGGCAGGATGTTCATGCTATAGCGCCGTGGGAATACAGAAAGCAACAAAGAAATAAGATTAAGAAAAACAATAACAGCTTCGGAGGTTAA
- a CDS encoding 3-ketoacyl-ACP reductase produces the protein MDLKGKNAIVTGGGKGLGKAVALALANEGANVAITGRNEENLKSTVAELQQLGVKSAYAVFNVDQEAEVQKGIADLASQLGSIDILINNAGIGNMGTLEDMSSEVWEQVIKTNLFGVYYAAKAVYPFMKENGQGDIVNVASTAGLKGGGGMSAYAASKAAVISLSQSMMAEWRKQNIRVITLTPSTIASDMSIGAGLTDGNPDKVLQPEDFAEWVRDILKMNRRALIANGSIFSTNP, from the coding sequence ATGGATCTAAAGGGAAAAAACGCCATTGTAACCGGTGGTGGAAAAGGATTAGGTAAGGCAGTTGCTTTAGCACTGGCTAATGAAGGAGCAAACGTTGCAATTACCGGAAGAAATGAAGAAAATTTAAAGAGTACTGTAGCTGAATTGCAGCAGCTGGGTGTAAAATCGGCTTATGCAGTGTTCAATGTAGATCAGGAAGCTGAAGTACAAAAAGGTATTGCTGATCTTGCAAGCCAGTTAGGAAGTATAGATATCCTGATAAACAATGCCGGAATTGGCAATATGGGAACACTGGAAGATATGTCTTCGGAGGTTTGGGAGCAGGTAATTAAGACCAATCTTTTTGGTGTTTATTATGCGGCTAAAGCAGTCTATCCATTCATGAAAGAAAACGGACAGGGAGATATAGTAAATGTGGCTTCTACTGCAGGTTTAAAAGGTGGTGGCGGAATGTCTGCTTATGCGGCTTCCAAGGCAGCGGTAATATCACTTTCTCAGTCGATGATGGCAGAGTGGAGAAAACAAAATATCCGTGTGATTACGCTTACGCCAAGTACAATAGCTTCTGATATGAGTATCGGAGCTGGCTTAACGGATGGTAATCCGGATAAAGTATTACAGCCGGAAGATTTTGCAGAATGGGTTAGAGATATCCTGAAAATGAACAGGAGAGCATTAATTGCCAACGGTTCAATTTTCTCTACCAATCCTTAG